In one window of Halomarina pelagica DNA:
- a CDS encoding 30S ribosomal protein S17e has protein sequence MAIKPAYIKNTANVLLEKYSDAFNADFERNKELVTEFTNIESKEVRNRIAGYITRKKGGTVE, from the coding sequence ATGGCCATCAAACCCGCCTACATCAAGAACACGGCGAACGTGCTGCTGGAGAAGTACTCGGACGCGTTCAACGCGGACTTCGAGCGCAACAAGGAACTCGTCACGGAGTTCACGAACATCGAGTCGAAGGAGGTCCGAAACCGGATCGCGGGCTACATCACCCGGAAGAAGGGCGGCACGGTCGAATAA
- a CDS encoding gas vesicle protein K, whose translation MTTIDVDGERASDGLLTLVIAVVEVLVEALEREAVRRMESGTLTDEEIERVGAQLAALEEELEELKASQELEEPVDDLRADLDGLVGQFLDRVEATPTGWEVRDDA comes from the coding sequence ATGACGACGATCGACGTCGACGGCGAGCGGGCGAGCGACGGACTGCTCACGCTCGTCATCGCCGTGGTGGAGGTGCTGGTCGAGGCGCTGGAGCGCGAGGCGGTCCGTCGCATGGAATCGGGGACGCTCACCGACGAGGAGATCGAACGGGTCGGCGCGCAGCTGGCCGCGCTGGAGGAGGAACTCGAGGAGTTGAAGGCGAGCCAGGAACTCGAGGAACCGGTCGACGACCTGCGCGCCGACCTGGACGGACTCGTGGGGCAGTTCCTCGACCGCGTCGAGGCGACGCCGACCGGCTGGGAGGTGCGCGACGATGCGTGA
- a CDS encoding VOC family protein yields the protein MDLIHVRLAVSDADESADWYVEQLGFERSWEFTAPDGSARHVYVADGNGFELQLTDAEGEDAIAEADRFDHLALGVEDVDAAFEAIDHHGVVKEPGDQPEAGARTAFVRDPDGHVVELVQPLSD from the coding sequence ATGGATCTCATCCACGTCAGGCTGGCCGTGTCGGACGCAGACGAGAGCGCGGACTGGTACGTCGAGCAACTCGGCTTCGAGCGCTCGTGGGAGTTCACCGCCCCGGACGGGAGCGCGCGGCACGTCTACGTCGCCGACGGCAACGGCTTCGAACTCCAGCTCACGGACGCGGAGGGCGAGGACGCGATCGCCGAGGCCGACCGGTTCGACCACCTCGCGCTCGGCGTCGAGGACGTGGACGCCGCGTTCGAGGCGATCGACCACCACGGCGTCGTGAAGGAGCCGGGCGACCAGCCCGAGGCGGGCGCGCGCACGGCGTTCGTGCGGGACCCCGACGGGCACGTGGTGGAGCTGGTACAGCCCCTCTCGGACTGA
- a CDS encoding 2,3-butanediol dehydrogenase, translating into MRAAVFHDREDVRVEEIARDDVGADEVRIDLRAAGICGSDLHEYAAGPIFVPDETPHPVTGETAPIPMGHEFAGVVSEVGSEVETLTEGDPVAVNPVIWDGTCRYCDEGKYHLCVNGGFVGLSGGGGGFAEETVVPAVSAVPLPDGVPVEHGALVEPFTVGVHAVRRANVRAGDSVAVFGSGPIGQAVIQASWAAGAGEIYVSEPQEARAEMAVDSGADVVVDPTESDPVERITSESDGGVDATFEVAGIETTVNQSINAAKRNGQVTIVSIFEDEVSVHPNDVVLGERRISGTLAYQGGPLSNVSFGRTIRMMETGRLDPELLVTSRIDLDDIVEEGFERLLGGSEEVKILVEP; encoded by the coding sequence ATGAGAGCCGCCGTGTTTCACGACCGCGAAGACGTCCGGGTCGAGGAGATAGCGCGCGACGACGTCGGGGCGGACGAGGTCAGGATCGATCTGCGCGCGGCCGGGATCTGCGGGTCGGACCTCCACGAGTACGCCGCCGGCCCGATCTTCGTCCCCGACGAGACGCCGCATCCGGTGACCGGCGAGACGGCCCCGATACCGATGGGCCACGAGTTCGCCGGCGTCGTCTCCGAGGTCGGTTCGGAGGTCGAGACGCTCACCGAGGGCGACCCCGTCGCGGTCAACCCGGTCATCTGGGACGGGACGTGTCGCTACTGCGACGAGGGGAAGTACCACCTCTGCGTGAACGGCGGGTTCGTCGGTCTCTCCGGCGGGGGCGGCGGGTTCGCGGAGGAGACCGTCGTCCCCGCCGTGTCGGCCGTTCCCCTCCCGGACGGCGTTCCCGTGGAGCACGGCGCGCTCGTCGAACCGTTCACCGTCGGGGTGCACGCGGTCCGACGCGCGAACGTGCGAGCCGGCGACTCCGTCGCCGTCTTCGGAAGCGGTCCCATCGGACAGGCCGTGATCCAGGCGTCGTGGGCGGCGGGCGCGGGCGAGATCTACGTCTCCGAACCGCAGGAGGCGCGCGCCGAGATGGCCGTCGACTCGGGCGCTGACGTCGTCGTGGATCCGACCGAGTCCGACCCCGTCGAGCGGATAACGTCCGAGAGCGACGGCGGGGTCGACGCTACCTTCGAGGTGGCGGGCATCGAGACGACGGTCAACCAGTCCATCAACGCCGCGAAGCGCAACGGGCAGGTCACGATCGTCAGCATCTTCGAGGACGAGGTGAGCGTCCACCCGAACGACGTCGTCCTCGGCGAGCGGCGGATCAGCGGGACGCTCGCGTATCAGGGCGGTCCCCTCTCGAACGTCTCGTTCGGGCGGACGATACGGATGATGGAGACTGGACGGCTCGACCCCGAACTCCTCGTCACCTCGCGGATCGACCTCGACGACATCGTCGAGGAGGGGTTCGAGCGACTCCTCGGCGGAAGCGAGGAGGTCAAGATACTGGTCGAGCCGTAG
- a CDS encoding amidase, whose translation MSHTPPNVRPPTPGEIRTMAARHHMHLSDEEVADFAAVIEETLSGYERLDELSAPTPQVEFTDRDPGYRPDAAEDPLNAFVTKCTVEGADDGPLVGYEIGLKDNVALAGVEMTCGSKLFEGYVPRTDATIVTRLLGAGATITGKLNMEDMAFSGSGELSATGPVLNPQSDEHVAGGSSSGSIAAVVAGEVDVAIGGDQGGSIRIPASWSGGVGHKPTHGLVPYTGVVGLGHSFDHVGPMARTVEDCARVLDVIAGHDPLDPRQGRVETDEYEDALDGDPGEVTVGVVAEGFGHEESEAGVDETVQEALDAFESEGATVEEVSVPMHADGLPIWNAVVMEETTALVRDEGVGRYGTGYYDVQFAEAFGRARRAQADDYLTTLKLTLILGEYLSDRYRGRYYAKAQNLRRELAARYDDALSGVDVLAMPTTPQTAHEVREDLTRVEAIERALNMLANTAPFDVTGHPAISVPAGTSDGLPVGLMFVGGRFEDADVLRAGDAFERSVSTA comes from the coding sequence ATGTCCCACACACCGCCGAACGTCCGCCCCCCGACCCCCGGGGAGATCCGTACGATGGCCGCCCGCCACCACATGCACCTCTCCGACGAGGAGGTTGCCGACTTCGCCGCGGTCATCGAGGAGACGCTCTCTGGGTACGAGCGGCTCGACGAACTGTCAGCGCCGACGCCGCAGGTGGAGTTCACCGACCGCGATCCCGGGTACCGCCCGGACGCGGCCGAGGATCCCCTCAACGCCTTCGTGACGAAGTGCACCGTCGAGGGGGCGGACGACGGGCCGCTCGTCGGCTACGAGATCGGGCTGAAGGACAACGTCGCGCTCGCGGGCGTCGAGATGACCTGCGGCTCGAAGCTGTTCGAGGGGTACGTCCCCCGGACGGACGCGACGATCGTGACGCGCCTGCTCGGGGCGGGCGCGACGATCACCGGGAAGCTGAACATGGAGGACATGGCGTTCTCCGGCAGCGGCGAACTCTCCGCGACCGGCCCGGTGCTCAACCCGCAGAGCGACGAGCACGTCGCGGGCGGATCGTCGAGCGGGTCGATCGCCGCCGTCGTCGCAGGCGAGGTGGACGTCGCCATCGGCGGCGACCAGGGCGGCTCCATCAGGATCCCGGCGTCGTGGAGCGGCGGCGTCGGCCACAAGCCGACCCACGGCCTCGTCCCCTACACGGGCGTCGTCGGGCTCGGCCACTCGTTCGACCACGTCGGGCCGATGGCGCGGACCGTCGAGGACTGCGCGCGCGTGCTCGACGTGATCGCCGGCCACGATCCGCTCGATCCCCGGCAGGGCCGCGTCGAGACCGACGAGTACGAGGACGCGCTCGACGGCGACCCGGGGGAGGTGACCGTCGGCGTCGTCGCGGAAGGGTTCGGCCACGAGGAGAGCGAGGCGGGCGTCGACGAGACGGTCCAGGAGGCACTCGACGCCTTCGAGAGCGAGGGGGCGACCGTCGAGGAGGTGTCGGTCCCGATGCACGCGGACGGCCTGCCGATCTGGAACGCCGTCGTGATGGAGGAGACGACCGCGCTCGTGCGCGACGAGGGCGTGGGGCGGTACGGGACGGGCTACTACGACGTGCAGTTCGCGGAGGCGTTCGGTCGGGCGCGGCGGGCGCAGGCCGACGACTACCTGACGACGCTCAAACTCACGCTGATCCTCGGGGAGTACCTCTCGGATCGCTACCGCGGGCGCTACTACGCGAAGGCCCAGAACCTCCGGCGCGAACTCGCGGCGCGCTACGACGACGCGCTCTCGGGCGTGGACGTCCTCGCCATGCCGACGACGCCCCAGACCGCCCACGAGGTCCGCGAGGACCTCACGCGCGTCGAGGCCATCGAGCGGGCGCTGAACATGCTCGCGAACACGGCCCCGTTCGACGTGACCGGCCACCCCGCGATCTCGGTGCCCGCGGGGACGAGCGACGGGCTTCCCGTCGGACTCATGTTCGTCGGCGGACGCTTCGAGGACGCCGACGTGCTCCGTGCTGGCGACGCGTTCGAGCGATCGGTCTCGACGGCGTAG
- the gvpJ gene encoding gas vesicle protein GvpJ has product MSDQPQRSGSGPSTRPRSDSLADVVEMVLDKGIVINADIVVTIGETELLGIRLRAALASFDTAARYGLEFPEGTDMRRLEEASGRASIEDIGEARPIDVMAPVGETGSSEDDGGDAEGADAAGEAGNEGSNERDEDTGNDENDERDENDERDEGRAER; this is encoded by the coding sequence CCCCTCGACCCGACCGCGGAGCGACAGCCTGGCCGACGTGGTCGAGATGGTCCTCGACAAGGGGATCGTCATCAACGCCGACATCGTCGTGACCATCGGCGAGACGGAGCTGCTCGGGATCCGCCTGCGCGCGGCCCTCGCGTCGTTCGATACGGCCGCCAGGTACGGTCTCGAGTTCCCCGAGGGGACCGACATGCGCCGACTCGAGGAGGCCTCCGGCCGGGCCTCGATCGAGGACATCGGCGAGGCGCGACCCATCGACGTCATGGCCCCCGTCGGGGAGACGGGTTCGTCGGAGGACGACGGGGGAGACGCTGAGGGCGCTGACGCGGCCGGAGAGGCCGGAAACGAGGGATCGAACGAGCGCGACGAGGACACCGGGAACGACGAGAACGACGAGCGCGACGAGAACGACGAGCGCGACGAGGGGAGAGCCGAGCGATGA
- the asd gene encoding aspartate-semialdehyde dehydrogenase, with protein sequence MAVSVGVLGATGAVGQRLIQLLDPHPDFDLVALTASDDSAGKSYREAAKWRVDTPIPADVAEMTVTATEADAVPDHVELLFSSLPSSVGERVEPEFCEAGYVVSSNSSNDRNADDVPLTIPEVNADHLDLLEVQRDTRGWDGALVKNPNCSTITMVPTLAALDRAFGLESVRVATLQAVSGAGYDGVASMEIIDNAIPYIGGEEEKMESEARKLLGSFDGAEVRWHDADVAASCNRIPTLDGHLENVWADTREEVTAEGAADAMREYPSLDLHSSPDPLVHVFEEPDRPQPRLDRMRGGGMAVTAGGFRETGGGVQYNCLAHNTIRGAAGASVLNGELLLNDGWL encoded by the coding sequence ATGGCTGTCAGCGTAGGCGTCCTCGGCGCGACCGGTGCCGTGGGCCAGCGACTCATCCAACTGCTCGATCCGCATCCGGACTTCGACCTCGTCGCGCTCACCGCGAGCGACGACAGCGCGGGGAAGTCCTACCGCGAGGCGGCGAAGTGGCGCGTCGATACGCCCATCCCCGCCGACGTCGCGGAGATGACCGTCACGGCCACCGAGGCGGACGCCGTCCCCGACCACGTGGAACTCCTGTTCTCCTCGCTCCCCTCGAGCGTCGGCGAGCGCGTCGAACCCGAGTTCTGCGAGGCGGGCTACGTCGTCTCCTCGAACTCCTCGAACGACCGCAACGCCGACGACGTTCCCCTCACCATCCCGGAGGTCAACGCCGATCACCTCGACCTGCTCGAGGTCCAGCGCGACACCCGCGGATGGGACGGCGCGCTCGTGAAGAACCCCAACTGCTCGACGATCACGATGGTTCCGACGCTCGCGGCGCTCGACCGCGCGTTCGGCCTCGAATCGGTCCGCGTCGCCACCCTCCAGGCCGTCTCCGGCGCGGGCTACGACGGCGTCGCCTCCATGGAGATCATCGACAACGCCATCCCCTACATCGGCGGCGAGGAGGAGAAGATGGAGAGCGAGGCGCGAAAGCTGCTCGGCTCGTTCGACGGCGCGGAGGTTCGCTGGCACGACGCCGACGTCGCGGCCTCCTGCAACCGCATTCCGACGCTCGACGGCCACCTGGAGAACGTCTGGGCGGACACGCGCGAGGAGGTGACGGCGGAGGGGGCCGCCGACGCGATGCGCGAGTATCCGAGCCTCGACCTCCACTCCTCGCCGGACCCGCTCGTCCACGTCTTCGAGGAGCCCGACCGCCCCCAGCCCCGCCTCGACCGCATGCGCGGCGGCGGCATGGCCGTCACCGCCGGGGGCTTCCGAGAGACGGGGGGCGGCGTGCAGTACAACTGCCTCGCGCACAACACCATCCGCGGCGCGGCGGGTGCGTCCGTGCTCAACGGCGAACTGCTGCTGAACGACGGCTGGCTGTAA
- a CDS encoding helix-turn-helix transcriptional regulator produces MSAREQVAFLVGSEHRVGVLETLAERPSRPCELEESLSASRATIQRVLAGLADRGWIRKEGREYRLTAAGDLVLRAYDDLTALVEAVDGMDETLALFDAADVAVPPAVVRGATVTAATPQTPHAPIERYATALDEADVESFRGVCPIHSSVFNDVHRPLVEAGCPTELVIDEATFRTARDLAPEALSEAEESGAFTLYVHPDPVDVGVSLFDGRAFVGAYDDQGRFRACLHGADESVVEWARDLYERHRDAARLVEIA; encoded by the coding sequence ATGAGTGCGCGAGAGCAGGTGGCGTTCCTCGTCGGGTCCGAACACCGGGTGGGGGTACTCGAAACGCTCGCGGAGCGCCCGTCACGCCCGTGCGAACTGGAGGAGTCGCTTTCGGCCTCGCGGGCGACGATCCAGCGGGTCCTCGCCGGACTCGCCGATCGGGGCTGGATCCGCAAGGAGGGCCGCGAGTACCGTCTGACCGCGGCGGGCGACCTCGTCCTCCGGGCGTACGACGACCTGACGGCGCTCGTCGAGGCCGTCGACGGGATGGACGAGACGCTCGCGCTGTTCGACGCCGCGGACGTGGCCGTGCCGCCGGCCGTCGTCCGGGGCGCGACGGTGACGGCGGCGACGCCGCAGACGCCACACGCGCCGATCGAGCGCTACGCGACGGCGCTCGACGAGGCCGACGTCGAGTCGTTTCGCGGCGTCTGCCCGATCCACAGTTCGGTGTTCAACGACGTCCACCGCCCGCTCGTCGAGGCTGGCTGTCCCACCGAACTCGTCATCGACGAGGCGACGTTCAGGACCGCGCGCGACCTCGCACCCGAGGCGCTGTCGGAGGCGGAGGAGTCCGGTGCGTTCACGCTGTACGTCCACCCCGACCCCGTCGACGTCGGGGTGTCGCTGTTCGACGGTCGGGCGTTCGTCGGGGCGTACGACGACCAGGGGCGGTTCCGGGCCTGCCTCCACGGCGCGGACGAGAGCGTCGTCGAGTGGGCGCGCGACCTCTACGAGCGACACCGCGACGCGGCACGGCTCGTCGAGATCGCGTGA
- the gvpL gene encoding gas vesicle protein GvpL: MREGTAEEAAHESGGGSDSDSHSRSHPLDEGRYLYCAVRTGDDGRGEDEGNGGDGADGGGRSPLDASGIDDEPVFLIETDGVGFVVHERAEPYDADDPTLVRRWLLAHQRVIDAAGERFGTPIPFRFDTLARGDDDGVRELIDERREAFVDALDDLRGHWEYRIEVVSDPEAVEAAVLDEDDDLAALRERVEGAEGGTRHLLEKQYEQRLARARRARGGDRTDALAARLDDHAREVRALPRDRQTAGLVERDDGDTLARLAVLASEAGADAIGGVLDDVAVEPGVEVRYTGPWPPYTFAPSLEEDDDGAA; this comes from the coding sequence ATGCGTGAGGGGACCGCCGAGGAGGCCGCCCACGAATCGGGGGGCGGCTCCGACTCCGACTCCCACTCCCGCTCCCACCCTCTCGACGAGGGCCGATACCTCTACTGCGCGGTCCGGACCGGAGACGATGGCAGGGGTGAGGACGAGGGAAACGGCGGTGACGGCGCGGACGGGGGCGGCCGATCGCCCCTCGACGCGAGCGGGATCGACGACGAACCCGTCTTCCTGATCGAGACGGACGGCGTGGGGTTCGTCGTCCACGAGCGCGCGGAGCCGTACGACGCCGACGACCCGACGCTCGTCCGGCGGTGGCTGCTCGCCCACCAGCGCGTCATCGACGCGGCGGGCGAGCGGTTCGGGACGCCGATCCCCTTCCGCTTCGACACGCTCGCACGCGGCGACGACGACGGCGTCAGGGAGTTGATCGACGAACGGCGCGAGGCGTTCGTCGACGCCCTGGACGACCTGCGGGGCCACTGGGAGTACCGGATCGAGGTCGTAAGCGACCCCGAGGCGGTCGAGGCGGCCGTCCTCGACGAGGACGACGACCTCGCGGCGCTGCGCGAGCGCGTCGAGGGGGCCGAGGGCGGAACGCGCCACCTCCTCGAGAAGCAGTACGAGCAGCGCCTCGCCCGCGCCAGACGGGCGCGCGGCGGCGACCGCACCGACGCGCTCGCCGCGCGCCTGGACGACCACGCCCGCGAGGTGCGAGCGCTCCCCCGGGACCGCCAGACCGCGGGCCTCGTCGAACGCGACGACGGCGACACGCTCGCCCGACTCGCCGTGCTGGCCTCCGAGGCGGGGGCCGACGCGATCGGCGGCGTGCTGGACGACGTGGCGGTCGAACCGGGCGTCGAGGTCCGCTACACCGGTCCGTGGCCGCCGTACACCTTCGCGCCGTCGCTGGAGGAGGACGACGATGGAGCCGCGTAG
- a CDS encoding FAD-binding and (Fe-S)-binding domain-containing protein yields MAVEDRYYDPSDLETSVASLGFEHSDVAEYRALARDLREALDGGVAFDEYAQLLYATDGSIYRARPAGVVYPKHADDVRAAVRVAADHGVPVLPRGAGSSLAGQAVGPGCVVLDCSRHMNDVLEIDPDARRARVQPGVVQDHLDDALAPHGLKFAPDPASSNRATVGGGIGNNSTGAHSVRYGITDAYTEELKVVLADGSLIHTREVVLDSEEWDEIVAKDDLEAHVYRETRRLVEENREEIDERYPTLKRSVSGYNLHKVIYEKDEAHSASEQSSGERSEPREAGEEVINLSKLFVGAEGTLGVVVEATVSLVTKPEETALALYCFENLVDAMEAVPEALDFDVSAVELMDDEVFRLALDSTEFAQYAEPIPEGTAAALMLEFDDELHDDFEDAIAETNAHFVHAGKAFEVLEAYTDEAQADLWKLRKAAIPLLMSLEGDPKPYPFIEDATVPPEELAEYVTEFERVLDDHGTSAAYFAHAGSGTLHIRPILNLKTENDIETMHSITEDVTDLVLAHHGAFSGEHGDGMARTEFNPKMYGDRLWTAFKELKTAFDPEWWMHPGNVVYRDGPDDVGPAGERGVGADMREHLRYGATYQSISPQTAMDFSEDGGFAHLVELCNGCGTCRQTTSDTMCPTYRASQEEIQTTRGRANMLRAAISGELSEEELYSERFQSEVLDLCVGCKGCMSDCPTGVDMAKLKTEVKHQYHRREGVGLRERLFADIDRLSRVGSALAPLSNVAPKLPYAREAMERTLGIAAERELPHFTRETLEDWFEARGGSRVPQGEAEERVLLFPDTYTNYSYPEPGKAAVRVLEAAGCHVELAREVTSSGRPAYSKGMLDLARRRARHNVDALAPSVRDGWSVVFVEPSDAVMFQDEYLDLLTGEEAAAVAASAYGVLEFLDTYRLDENVEFGEAGESLTYHGHCNQKATNKDHHAVGVLRRAGYEVDPLDSGCCGMAGSFGYEAEHYDLSQAIGRILFRQVDTSPGEEVTAPGASCRSQLGDRPGEAMPPHPIERVADAMADRPWERRADANADRRRSPTDAVAALIGRFR; encoded by the coding sequence ATGGCCGTCGAGGACAGGTATTACGATCCGAGCGATCTCGAGACGTCCGTCGCGTCACTCGGCTTCGAGCACAGCGACGTCGCCGAATACCGGGCGCTCGCGCGGGACCTCCGCGAGGCGCTCGACGGAGGCGTCGCCTTCGACGAGTACGCACAGCTCCTGTACGCGACCGACGGGAGCATCTACCGGGCTCGACCGGCGGGCGTCGTCTACCCGAAGCACGCGGACGACGTGCGGGCGGCCGTGCGCGTCGCCGCCGACCACGGCGTCCCCGTCCTCCCGCGCGGGGCCGGCTCCTCGCTCGCCGGGCAGGCCGTCGGACCGGGCTGCGTCGTCCTCGACTGCTCGCGGCACATGAACGACGTCCTCGAGATCGACCCCGACGCCCGCCGCGCCCGGGTCCAGCCCGGGGTCGTGCAGGACCACCTCGACGACGCCCTCGCGCCCCACGGGTTGAAGTTCGCCCCCGACCCGGCGTCCTCGAACCGCGCCACCGTCGGCGGCGGCATCGGGAACAACTCGACGGGCGCACACTCGGTGCGCTACGGCATCACCGACGCCTACACGGAGGAACTGAAGGTCGTCCTCGCGGACGGATCGCTCATCCACACGCGCGAGGTCGTCCTCGACAGCGAGGAGTGGGACGAGATCGTCGCGAAGGACGACCTGGAGGCGCACGTCTACCGCGAGACGCGCCGGCTGGTCGAGGAGAACCGCGAGGAGATCGACGAGCGCTACCCGACGCTCAAGCGCTCCGTCTCGGGGTACAACCTGCACAAGGTGATCTACGAAAAGGACGAGGCGCACAGCGCCTCGGAACAGTCGAGCGGCGAGCGAAGCGAGCCGCGAGAGGCGGGCGAGGAAGTGATCAACCTCTCGAAGCTGTTCGTCGGCGCGGAGGGCACCCTCGGCGTGGTCGTGGAGGCGACGGTGAGCCTCGTCACGAAACCCGAGGAGACGGCCCTCGCGCTCTACTGCTTCGAGAACCTCGTCGACGCGATGGAGGCGGTTCCGGAGGCGCTCGACTTCGACGTGAGCGCCGTCGAGCTGATGGACGACGAGGTGTTCCGCCTCGCGCTCGACTCGACGGAGTTCGCCCAGTACGCCGAGCCCATCCCCGAGGGGACCGCGGCGGCGCTCATGCTGGAGTTCGACGACGAACTCCACGACGACTTCGAGGACGCGATCGCCGAGACGAACGCCCACTTCGTCCACGCCGGGAAGGCCTTCGAGGTGCTCGAGGCGTACACCGACGAGGCGCAGGCCGACCTCTGGAAGCTCCGCAAGGCGGCGATCCCGCTCCTCATGAGCCTGGAGGGCGACCCCAAGCCCTACCCCTTCATCGAGGACGCGACCGTCCCGCCGGAGGAACTCGCGGAGTACGTCACGGAGTTCGAGCGGGTCCTCGACGACCACGGCACCTCGGCGGCCTACTTCGCCCACGCCGGCAGCGGGACGCTCCACATCCGACCCATCCTCAACCTCAAGACGGAGAACGACATCGAGACGATGCACTCCATCACGGAGGACGTGACCGACCTCGTGCTGGCGCACCACGGCGCGTTCTCGGGCGAGCACGGCGACGGGATGGCCCGCACGGAGTTCAACCCGAAGATGTACGGCGATCGACTCTGGACGGCGTTCAAGGAGCTGAAGACCGCGTTCGACCCCGAGTGGTGGATGCACCCCGGCAACGTCGTCTACCGCGACGGGCCGGACGACGTCGGGCCGGCGGGCGAGCGCGGCGTCGGCGCGGACATGCGCGAGCACCTCCGCTACGGCGCGACCTACCAGTCCATCTCGCCCCAGACCGCGATGGACTTCTCCGAGGACGGCGGGTTCGCCCACCTCGTCGAGCTGTGTAACGGCTGTGGCACCTGCCGCCAGACCACCTCCGACACGATGTGCCCGACCTACCGCGCCTCCCAGGAGGAGATCCAGACCACGCGCGGCCGGGCGAACATGCTCCGGGCCGCGATCAGCGGCGAGCTGTCGGAGGAGGAACTCTACTCCGAGCGCTTCCAGTCGGAGGTGCTCGATCTCTGCGTCGGCTGCAAGGGTTGCATGAGCGACTGCCCGACCGGCGTGGACATGGCGAAGCTCAAGACGGAGGTGAAACACCAGTACCACCGGCGCGAGGGCGTGGGCCTCCGCGAACGGCTGTTCGCCGACATCGACCGCCTCTCGCGGGTCGGGAGCGCCCTCGCGCCGCTCTCGAACGTCGCGCCGAAGCTCCCCTACGCCCGCGAGGCGATGGAGCGTACCCTCGGCATCGCCGCCGAGCGCGAACTCCCGCACTTCACCCGCGAGACGCTCGAGGACTGGTTCGAGGCCCGCGGCGGGTCGCGGGTCCCCCAGGGCGAGGCCGAGGAACGAGTGTTGCTGTTCCCGGACACGTACACCAACTACAGCTACCCCGAACCGGGGAAGGCCGCGGTGCGCGTGCTCGAGGCCGCCGGCTGTCACGTCGAACTCGCCCGGGAGGTCACCTCCAGCGGTCGCCCGGCCTACTCGAAGGGCATGCTCGACCTCGCGCGCCGGCGCGCGAGGCACAACGTGGACGCGCTCGCGCCGTCGGTGCGCGACGGCTGGTCGGTCGTCTTCGTCGAACCCTCCGACGCCGTCATGTTCCAGGACGAATACCTCGACCTCCTCACCGGCGAGGAGGCGGCGGCGGTCGCCGCCAGCGCCTACGGCGTCCTGGAGTTCCTCGACACCTACCGCCTCGACGAGAACGTCGAGTTCGGCGAGGCGGGTGAGTCGCTCACTTACCACGGCCACTGCAACCAGAAGGCGACGAACAAGGACCACCACGCGGTCGGCGTCCTCCGCCGGGCCGGCTACGAGGTCGACCCCCTCGACTCCGGCTGCTGCGGGATGGCAGGAAGCTTCGGCTACGAGGCCGAACACTACGACCTCTCGCAGGCCATCGGGCGCATCCTCTTCCGCCAGGTCGACACCAGCCCCGGCGAGGAGGTCACCGCCCCGGGTGCCTCCTGTCGCTCCCAGCTCGGCGACAGGCCGGGCGAGGCGATGCCCCCCCACCCCATCGAGCGGGTCGCGGACGCGATGGCCGATCGCCCGTGGGAACGCCGCGCCGACGCGAACGCCGACCGGCGGCGATCGCCGACCGACGCGGTGGCGGCGCTGATCGGGCGGTTCCGGTAA
- the gvpM gene encoding gas vesicle protein GvpM, translated as MEPRRDDALVDLLDVLLRDGAVLQADVIISVADVPLVGLKLRAALAGMETMAEHGMFVEWDERIRERALEREEAERSETRELNADADVTDDPRPELDG; from the coding sequence ATGGAGCCGCGTAGGGACGACGCGCTCGTCGACCTCCTCGACGTGCTGCTGCGCGACGGTGCCGTGCTGCAGGCGGACGTCATCATCTCGGTGGCCGACGTGCCGCTGGTCGGGCTGAAGCTCCGGGCGGCGCTCGCCGGGATGGAGACGATGGCCGAACACGGGATGTTCGTGGAGTGGGACGAACGGATCCGCGAGCGGGCGCTCGAGCGGGAGGAGGCGGAACGTTCGGAGACGAGGGAGTTGAACGCGGACGCGGACGTGACCGACGACCCCCGTCCCGAACTCGACGGTTGA